The Candidatus Bathyarchaeia archaeon DNA segment GGTTAGCTTAAACGTTATTGGGACTTTTTCTCCCCACGACTGCCTAAGCGGACATACTTTCTCAGCCATTTTAAAGACTGTATTCGCTTTTTTGCGGTTCCACTCGTCATCCTTTTCCAGCTTAACTGTCATGTCAAAGTGAACGTGCGTGAAGATGAGCTTTTCAAGACCTTCAACGTTCATTTTCACAGTTGTTTTTGTTTCCAGATTTTTCAGAGCTAACTGAGAGTTTTTGGCGATTAATAGGAAAATCGTGTTCATGCATGAGGCTAATGAAGCAGCAAAGATTTCTTCTGGAACACAGTAGCCTTGTTTTCCGCCGAATTCTGGTGGAGGACTAACCGTGACAATGTGTTTGCCTCTTATTGACAAGTCGCATTCTGTCCCGCTCTTCCACTTGGCTGTTCCTTCAAAAGTAAACTCAGGCATAAAATAGTCTTTATCGCCTGTTGCCTTAAAATTTTTCCTCTTGCATTCTAATCCATAATTCAACCTATATAAGGGAGGGGTATAGCTGCGCAGAGCACAAAAGATACGTTACATATCAGAGAAAAAATTTTGCTTTTCCAGCAGAATCTACTCTTTCGTGTTCCTCTGCTTCACCAACAACTTATGCAGTCGTTCCACTTCTGCCCTTTCAACAAAACCCTTATGCGGACGAAAACCCCCAGAAAACCCCTTCGGAATATGCAACAACTCATGAATAATAACCTTCTCCTTCTCCACATCACTAAGCCTATCAAACCGCTCAGAAACAACCTCAATCACATACATCGCAGGCTTACCCAACACTTCTTGCCAAATCCTACTCAACCCATGAATACGCGCAACAACACGCTTACTCTCCGAACCAAAACTCCGATAACAAAACACAAACTGCGGCACAACATGGAACAAACCCAACCGCTCAACAATCTCATCAACCAATCGCTTAACATCCAAAGCCTCAACATAACGCAACCGCAAACCAAACGCCCTCCCACAAACTTCCAGAAACACCAACTATTCACAAAACCCAAATAAAAACCACACTCCCAAACACAAACAAAAACAAAACATAACAACACCACACACAGACAAATCAACACACCCCTTTCCACCAATCACAAAATCGCCCAAACACCACCATTAACGGCCCAACACCTCAGGCGGTTGGAAGCCGCAGGCTAAACCAGTCGACCGAAGTCTTCCGGCGTACACCCCGGCTCCATCAAACCCATCTTCTATGGGAGCCCTCGTCCCCAAAAAAGGGGAATGGCTGCCTATTTTCGGGAGAGGCTTCGGGCTTAGATGCTTTCAGCCCTTATCCTCAGCGGCGTGGCTGCCCGGCGTTTGCCCTATCGGACA contains these protein-coding regions:
- a CDS encoding putative metallopeptidase; this translates as MRLRYVEALDVKRLVDEIVERLGLFHVVPQFVFCYRSFGSESKRVVARIHGLSRIWQEVLGKPAMYVIEVVSERFDRLSDVEKEKVIIHELLHIPKGFSGGFRPHKGFVERAEVERLHKLLVKQRNTKE
- a CDS encoding OsmC family protein — protein: MPEFTFEGTAKWKSGTECDLSIRGKHIVTVSPPPEFGGKQGYCVPEEIFAASLASCMNTIFLLIAKNSQLALKNLETKTTVKMNVEGLEKLIFTHVHFDMTVKLEKDDEWNRKKANTVFKMAEKVCPLRQSWGEKVPITFKLTFQ